A part of Methanomicrobia archaeon genomic DNA contains:
- a CDS encoding 50S ribosomal protein L15e yields MSKSFYRYIGEAWKRPKDSYVQEFRQLRLQEWRREPAVIRLERPTRVDRARALGYKAKHGIIVVRAKVRRGGRRKSRPKHGRKSRRMAVHKMTPGKSLQRIAEERTARKYPNMEVLNSYWVAEDGKRKWYEIILVEPANPEIKADKNLNWICHPSHRRRVFRGKTSAGQKGRL; encoded by the coding sequence ATGTCAAAGTCATTTTATAGATATATAGGTGAGGCATGGAAGCGGCCAAAGGACTCGTACGTACAGGAGTTCCGGCAGTTACGATTACAGGAATGGAGGCGTGAACCTGCGGTTATACGGTTAGAGAGACCAACGCGAGTGGACAGGGCCCGCGCTTTAGGCTACAAAGCGAAACACGGCATCATCGTAGTGCGAGCGAAGGTGCGGCGAGGCGGTCGAAGGAAGTCAAGGCCAAAGCACGGGCGGAAATCGCGGAGGATGGCTGTGCACAAGATGACGCCTGGAAAGAGCTTGCAGCGAATCGCGGAGGAGCGAACTGCGCGAAAATATCCAAATATGGAAGTTCTTAATTCATACTGGGTGGCAGAAGACGGGAAGCGGAAATGGTATGAGATAATCCTCGTTGAACCTGCGAACCCTGAGATAAAGGCAGATAAGAATTTGAATTGGATTTGCCATCCGTCACATAGGCGGAGGGTATTCAGAGGCAAGACCTCGGCAGGCCAGAAGGGACGACTCTAA
- a CDS encoding 50S ribosomal protein L37e translates to MVKGTPSQGKRQKRSHLTCRRCGKLTYSIHAKYCVACGFGKSSKIRSYNWTAKKP, encoded by the coding sequence ATGGTAAAAGGAACACCTTCACAGGGCAAAAGGCAAAAGAGGTCACACTTAACGTGCAGACGCTGTGGCAAGCTCACGTACAGCATACATGCAAAGTACTGCGTGGCATGCGGGTTCGGGAAATCGAGTAAGATCCGATCGTATAATTGGACTGCTAAAAAGCCGTAA
- a CDS encoding small nuclear ribonucleoprotein (Enables 3` processing of polyadenylated mRNAs and tRNA precursors): protein MVSKPKPLDVLNKSLKSSVIVRIRGGREFRGTLEGYDLHMNLVLSDAEELSSDDSVKTFSGEILMRGDNVVYISPTIQKEAEKVEDASKSKEGEEKGTW from the coding sequence ATGGTAAGTAAGCCCAAGCCGTTGGACGTATTAAACAAATCGCTGAAATCCTCGGTCATCGTGAGAATCCGGGGAGGCAGAGAGTTTAGAGGTACGTTGGAAGGATATGATCTGCACATGAACTTGGTATTGAGCGATGCAGAGGAGTTGAGCAGCGATGATTCGGTCAAGACCTTTTCAGGCGAGATTCTGATGCGAGGTGATAACGTGGTGTATATCTCGCCGACCATACAGAAAGAGGCAGAAAAAGTCGAAGATGCGAGTAAAAGCAAGGAAGGGGAAGAGAAAGGGACATGGTAA